One window of Acidimicrobiales bacterium genomic DNA carries:
- a CDS encoding HAD-IB family hydrolase, which produces MPAAFFDLDKTVIATPSMVAFGGPLRRAGMINRRLMLRALWSGIVFHYLGADEERMRRFRESALRVTKGWDQALVRGLVADTLIDVVEPIVYDEALTLMRRHQSAGHRVVLISASPEEIVVPLGDYLGVDETIGSRARIDAGGRYTGEVEYYAYGPYKADAVEEIARRDGLDLAECWAYSDSATDLPLLRTVGHPVAVNPDRALARVARAEGWEVRQFRNGVPLGERIPRPAPGRIALGASVLVGTILGAATGRWLLGRRRAAHAPAARTTLGVVPGWVRTAVSAGPGGVRRPAAS; this is translated from the coding sequence ATGCCCGCCGCGTTCTTCGACCTCGACAAGACGGTGATCGCGACGCCGTCGATGGTCGCCTTCGGGGGACCGCTGCGCCGGGCCGGGATGATCAACCGACGCCTCATGCTCCGGGCCCTGTGGAGCGGCATCGTGTTCCACTACCTCGGCGCCGACGAGGAGCGGATGCGGCGGTTCCGCGAGTCGGCGCTGCGGGTGACGAAGGGATGGGACCAGGCGCTCGTGCGGGGCCTCGTCGCCGACACGCTCATCGACGTGGTGGAGCCCATCGTCTACGACGAGGCCCTCACGCTGATGCGGCGCCACCAGTCCGCGGGCCACCGCGTCGTGCTGATCTCGGCCTCACCCGAAGAGATCGTCGTCCCACTGGGCGACTACCTCGGCGTGGACGAGACGATCGGGAGCCGGGCCCGCATCGACGCCGGCGGCCGGTACACGGGCGAGGTCGAGTACTACGCATACGGCCCGTACAAGGCCGACGCCGTCGAAGAGATCGCCCGCCGCGACGGGCTCGACCTCGCCGAGTGCTGGGCGTACTCGGACTCCGCCACGGACCTGCCGCTGCTGCGCACCGTCGGACACCCGGTCGCGGTGAACCCCGACCGGGCGCTGGCGCGTGTGGCGCGGGCCGAGGGCTGGGAGGTCCGCCAGTTCCGCAACGGCGTGCCGTTGGGCGAGCGCATCCCCCGTCCTGCGCCGGGACGCATCGCCCTGGGGGCGTCGGTCCTCGTGGGAACGATCCTCGGCGCCGCGACGGGCCGGTGGCTGCTCGGCCGTCGACGGGCGGCTCACGCGCCTGCGGCGCGCACCACGCTGGGCGTCGTACCGGGATGGGTGCGGACCGCCGTCTCGGCGGGCCCGGGAGGGGTCAGGCGTCCTGCAGCTTCTTGA
- a CDS encoding MBL fold metallo-hydrolase produces the protein MIDRVVTSGTFTLDGQSFDVDNNIWVVGDDAEVIVIDAAHEAAPVVAAVGGRRVVGILATHGHNDHINVAAELADELGAPISIHADDLMLWEVVNPDRPPDALLHDGDRVRAGDVELEVLHTPGHSPGGCCFLDREGGVVFSGDTLFQGGPGATGRSYSDRDTIVASIRSRLFTLPPSTVVHTGHGDSTTIGAEQAGFSD, from the coding sequence ATGATCGACCGCGTCGTCACCTCCGGCACCTTCACCCTCGACGGTCAGAGCTTCGACGTCGACAACAACATCTGGGTGGTCGGCGACGACGCCGAGGTCATCGTGATCGACGCCGCCCACGAAGCGGCCCCGGTCGTCGCCGCGGTGGGCGGTCGACGCGTCGTCGGCATCCTCGCCACGCACGGTCACAACGACCACATCAACGTCGCCGCGGAGCTGGCCGACGAGCTCGGGGCGCCGATCTCGATCCACGCCGACGACCTGATGCTCTGGGAGGTCGTCAACCCGGATCGACCGCCCGACGCGCTGCTGCACGACGGGGACCGGGTCCGCGCCGGCGACGTCGAGCTCGAGGTCCTCCACACCCCCGGCCACTCCCCCGGGGGCTGTTGCTTCCTCGATCGGGAGGGCGGCGTGGTGTTCAGCGGCGACACCCTCTTCCAGGGCGGCCCCGGGGCCACCGGCCGCTCCTACAGCGACCGGGACACGATCGTGGCGTCCATCCGCAGCCGACTGTTCACGCTGCCGCCGTCGACGGTGGTGCACACCGGGCACGGCGACTCGACCACCATCGGGGCCGAGCAGGCCGGCTTCTCGGACTGA
- a CDS encoding S-(hydroxymethyl)mycothiol dehydrogenase, translating to MPHEVRGVVAREKGAPVTIETIVVPDPGPGEALVRVQACGVCHTDLHYKLGAIGEEFPYLLGHEAAGIVEAVGPDVTGVSPGDFVILNWRAVCGTCRSCRRGRPQYCFATHNATRKMTLADGTELSPALGIGAFAEKTLVAAGQCTPVDPAARPEAAGLLGCGVMAGLGAAMFTGEIGPGDSVAVFGCGGVGDAAVAGARLAGATTVIAVDLDARKLELATEFGATHTVDASTTDPVEAIQALTGGNGADVCIEAVGNPKVFEQAFYARDLAGTVVQVGVPDPEMRLELPMIDFFGRGGRLKPSWYGDCLPSRDFPMLIDLYLQGRLDLDRFVSETIPLDAVEAAFHRMEAGEVLRSVVVVADPS from the coding sequence ATGCCGCACGAAGTCCGGGGCGTCGTCGCCCGCGAGAAGGGCGCACCGGTCACGATCGAGACGATCGTGGTCCCCGACCCGGGCCCCGGCGAGGCGCTCGTGCGAGTGCAGGCCTGCGGGGTGTGCCACACCGATCTGCACTACAAGCTCGGTGCCATCGGCGAGGAGTTCCCCTACCTCCTCGGCCACGAGGCGGCCGGCATCGTCGAGGCGGTCGGCCCCGACGTCACCGGGGTCTCGCCCGGCGATTTCGTGATCCTCAACTGGCGGGCCGTCTGCGGCACCTGCCGCTCGTGTCGACGAGGACGCCCGCAGTACTGCTTCGCCACGCACAACGCCACCCGGAAGATGACCCTCGCCGACGGCACCGAGCTGAGCCCGGCGCTCGGCATCGGCGCCTTCGCCGAGAAGACGCTGGTGGCTGCCGGCCAATGCACACCCGTCGATCCGGCCGCCCGACCGGAAGCGGCGGGACTGCTGGGGTGCGGGGTGATGGCAGGGCTGGGCGCCGCGATGTTCACCGGCGAGATCGGACCCGGCGACTCGGTGGCCGTCTTCGGCTGCGGCGGGGTCGGCGACGCCGCCGTCGCCGGGGCCCGCCTCGCCGGGGCCACCACCGTGATCGCCGTCGACCTCGACGCCCGGAAGCTCGAGCTGGCCACGGAGTTCGGCGCCACCCACACCGTCGACGCGTCGACCACCGACCCCGTCGAGGCCATCCAGGCGCTCACCGGGGGCAACGGCGCCGACGTGTGCATCGAGGCGGTCGGCAACCCGAAGGTCTTCGAGCAGGCCTTCTACGCCCGCGACCTCGCCGGCACCGTCGTCCAGGTCGGTGTCCCCGACCCGGAGATGCGCCTCGAGCTGCCGATGATCGACTTCTTCGGGCGGGGCGGGCGCCTGAAGCCGAGCTGGTACGGCGACTGCCTGCCGTCGCGCGACTTCCCGATGCTCATCGACCTCTACCTCCAGGGCCGCCTCGACCTCGACCGCTTCGTCAGCGAGACGATCCCGCTCGACGCCGTCGAGGCGGCGTTCCACCGGATGGAGGCGGGCGAGGTCCTGCGCTCGGTCGTCGTCGTGGCGGACCCGTCATGA